In Zygosaccharomyces rouxii strain CBS732 chromosome A complete sequence, the genomic window GTCTCTTAGGAAATCTTGCTCCTCGTTGCCCTTCATTCTGTTCTTGTAGAAGGCTCTTTCACGTTTCTTTCTGATATCTTCGATCTTCTCCATGGCCTTCAAAGTCGTATCCACAAGCTCTCTGTTGTATCTGACAGGAACATTTCTACGTTGGGCAAAAGTTAGGGTGGAATCAACAGCCAATTCCTTACCAGCAGCTTTTCTAAATGCCTTGGTCCACTTCAACTTACGTGGGTTACGACGCTGCTTGAAGGCCTTATGACACTTAGACCGACAGAATCTAAACTCCTTGGCATCGTTACGAACAAACATGATACCATGCCCAGGGTAAACTGGCGACGAACAGAAATGGCACTGATGGATTCTCATATCAAATTACTTGgccttcttttcttacTGAATTTTTGTAttatgcgatgagatgagatgagatgagatgagatgagatgagcttcTAATATCtcgaaaatttttcaacatggGCAAGctggaagaaaaaaaaaaaaaaaaaaaaaaaagcgaTGATGATGCTAATGGTAAATACATAAAAAGAGCAATtcaatagaagaaaaggaagagaagACTCTAAATATCTCGAAATGGCTAGCGATCCAAGTAGAAATGATAACTTAGCTGGACTTAGCGCACCACAATTGCCTATACCGGGCCAAGACAATTCTAGAATCCATGAAGATCAAAATGTAGCATTGGAGGCACCCAAGCCAATGGCACCATCACAGAAGCAGGGAATGGACCTCTATTTCGATCAAGCACTGGAAAAAATGGGTCAGCACCCTGTCCTTACCGGTGTTGGAACGTTTTTCGCTTTATATGTGGCTGCAGGAGCTTACAAATCTATAACTAGCAAAGTACGTGGTGAG contains:
- the RLP24 gene encoding ATPase-activating ribosome biosynthesis protein (similar to uniprot|Q07915 Saccharomyces cerevisiae YLR009W RLP24 Ribosomal Like Protein 24) is translated as MRIHQCHFCSSPVYPGHGIMFVRNDAKEFRFCRSKCHKAFKQRRNPRKLKWTKAFRKAAGKELAVDSTLTFAQRRNVPVRYNRELVDTTLKAMEKIEDIRKKRERAFYKNRMKGNEEQDFLRDKQLVENNPELLRIREVEMAQILAKEQEKAEAAEEEDEEEEEEEDMEVDEDEEEEEEKEKQKIVLKNKKRNQKKLAF
- the PAM18 gene encoding Pam18p (similar to uniprot|Q07914 Saccharomyces cerevisiae YLR008C PAM18 Constituent of the mitochondrial import motor associated with the presequence translocase along with Ssc1p Tim44p Mge1p and Pam16p stimulates the ATPase activity of Ssc1p to drive mitochondrial import contains a J domain), whose product is MASDPSRNDNLAGLSAPQLPIPGQDNSRIHEDQNVALEAPKPMAPSQKQGMDLYFDQALEKMGQHPVLTGVGTFFALYVAAGAYKSITSKVRGEKGAAAFLKGGFDAKMNQNEALQILNLNESQLNKRKLKEVHRRIMLANHPDKGGSPYLATKINEAKDFLEKKVLK